The sequence ATGCGGGAGGGAAAGGATCCGATCGCTCCGCGAGAGGATCTCACGTTTGGCGAGAACTTCCTGTACATGCTTCAGGGAGAGGTACCCCCAGAGTTGTTCGCCGACGCCCTGGAGACGGAAATTCAGATTCACGTCGACCACGGTGCGAACGCCTCGACGTTCACCTCCCGGGTCGTTGCCTCTGCGATGGCCAATCCCTACGAGGCCGTCACGTCCGCGATGGGCGCGCTCGCCGGCCCGCTTCACGGTGCGGCCAACCAGGACGCGTTGAACATGCTGGACGATATGGACAAAAGCGAGAAGTCCATCGAGGAGTGGGTCCAGGACCGCTTCGACGAGGGCGACGTGATCTACGGGTGGGGTCACCGCGTCTACAACACCTACGACCCCCGGGCCAAAATCGTCGCCGAGTACGCCGAGGACATCATCGACTCCCCGTACGGTGACGACCGGTGGTACAAGCTGGCACGCGACCTCGAGGGGTACCTCATGGAGAACACGGAGCTCGCGGAAAACGGCATCGCGCCCAACGTGGACTTCTACTCGGGGACCGTTTACCAGCAGATGGGTATTCCGACGGACATCTACACCAACCTGTTCACCATGAGCCGGGTCGGTGGCTGGCTCGGACACATCATCGAGCAGTACTCCGACAACCGCATCATCCGTCCGAGAGTCCAATACACGGGACCCGACGAACGTGACTGGGTGCCCTTTGAAGAGCGGTCCTGACGACGCACGGATGGCTCTTTGACGTCCCGGTGACGACCCATGGACGGCCCTTGGCCACCCATGTACCGGTGACGTACGAACGGCCCGGCGGACCATGGCGAGAACACATTGGGGCCACTTGGGGCCGTCTGCCACGCCCCGAACACGGATCGGAATGCAGTTAGGCCGAACCCGCGGGCGCTGTCGCGGCTAGGAACAGCCGGTCAGTGACAACGGCAGCCTTTCCGCGGTGGTTTACGATACATTCCGGGGCGGCACCGACGGAGAACGTCCGAATCGGAGCTGTCACCCCTTCGAGAGGGCTATCGCTACCCGGAAGTCGGGCCGAAAAATGGTCGTTTGGATGGTGAACCGCGATCAGCCGAAGAGGTCGCCCAGGCCCTCGCCCGATGCGTCCTCTTCTTCCTCGTCTGCTTCCTCTTCTTCGGCTTCTTCGGCTTCCTCTTCAGCTTCCTCTTCTTCGGCTTCCTCGGCCTCGGCTTCGCCACCGGCCGCACCGCCAGCGGGGGCGGCAGGCGCGGCGGCAGCCTGCTCGATGGCCTCTTCGATGTCCACGTCTTCGAGGGCGGCGACGAGCGCCTTCACGCGTGACTCCTCGACATCGACGTCGGCAGCCTCGAGCACGCCGGTAATGTTGTCTTCGTTGATCTCTGCGCCAGATTCGTTCAGGATGAGTGCTGCGTAAACGTACTCCATTGTTGTATTATCCGAACATGTCTCCGAGCCCTTCGCCGGCTTCCGACTCGTCATCGTCGTCATCCTCGGCTTCGGCTTCGTCGTCTTCGGCTGGCTCGGTTTCCGTGTCTTCGTCGTCCGATTCATCGGGTGCGGCCTCGGGTTCGGCCGCTGGTTCCTCGACGTCCTGGAGTTCCTCCGGGAGGGCCTCCTCGTCGTCGACGTTCGCGGCGAGTGCCCGCACCTGTGCATCAGCCGTGCTCACGAGGTCGTCCATTAGCTCCGGACTCTCGATTGCTGCCTGCAGGCCGAGGCTTTTGGCCTCGCCGCTGGCCTGTGCGAGCATGGTCGGGGCCGTCCGCTCGGTCGGGTACTCGGCGTTGATCGAGAGGTTTCGCGCGGCCGTCGCGGCGGCGGCGACGTCGTCGCGATATTCCGCTATGTCCAGTTCGAGTTCGTCGGACTCGAAGAGGACGCCATCGGCGTAGACGGCTCGCAGGTCGAGGCCGACCTCCTTCGGCTCGATGCCAAGTTCGGAGAGGACGTTGGCCACGTCGGCCGAAACGGTCTCGCCTTCCTCGACGACCGTACTGTCTTCGAGTACCTGAATCGACCCCTCATCGATCCGTGCGTTCGCGCCGATGCTCTGCAGTTCACCGACGAACGGGCCCGGATCCATGCCGGTGTCGCCCTCGGGGATCACGATGTCGTTCGGGGCGACCTCACCGGCGTTGATTGGTGCCGGCGTCTTCGACGCCTCGAGGTGTTTGTAGAGGGCGAAGGGGTTGTCGTTCGTCCCGACGAGTCCCACGTGTCCCGTGAGATACTCGCCGAGCGATTCGAGTCCCTCGTCGATTCGGTCGAGGGCACGGTTAAGCAGCGTGTTGCGACTCATGCGCAACGTCGCCTCGCCGTACAGTTCCGAGCGCATCTTCTGGAGCTGTCGGCTCGGAATCCCTTCGATGTCGACGACCCCGATACTCTCGAAGTTCTCGATGAGGCCGGCGATCTCGTCTACTTCGCCTTTCTTCCACTCGGGAACGACGTCTGTTGTGCGTTCGGTGGACATCTATGCTACCTCGACTGCGGGACCCATCGTGGTCTTCACGTAGATGCTATCCACGTTGAGCGGTCCCTTTTCGAGATTGGCGTGCAGCCGACGGACGATGACGTCGATGTTGTCCGCGATATCCTCGGCGGACATGTCGGCGGCGCCCACGCGTGAGTGGAACGTGCGACGTTCACCGCTGCGAAGCTGCACGGTGTTTTTCATGCGATTGACTGTCTCGACAACGTCGTCGTCGGGTTGGAGCGGAGTCGGCATCTTCCCCCGGGGACCGAGAACGGTCCCGAGGTAGCGACCGATATCCTGCATCAGGGACGCCTCCGCGACGAAGAAGTCCGTCGCGTCTGCGAGGTCCTTTGCGGCATCGGAGTCGTCACCGAGGTCCTCGAGGTCGTCCTCGTCGAGGACATCGTCGGCGACGTCCTCGGCTCTGACCGCGGTTTCGCCTTCGGCGAACACCACGATGTTGGTCTCCTGACCGGTACCCGACGGCAGCACGACGCTCTCGTCGATTCGATTCGACGGGTCGTTGAGGTCGATGTCGCGCAGATTGACGGCGAGATCCACCGTTTCGCGGAAGTTCCGCTCCGGTGCATCCTCTAGGGCACGACGTACGGCCTCTTCAATATCTGTATCTGCCATTTTTCACCTCCGTAGTCTACGACCCTGGTGGGCCGGATCTCCTACGGGTCAGTGAAACAGGCTACGCCTGTCTCGTCTCGAACGAGGCCGATGGCGGCCTTAAACCCGTCGAAAGAGAAGCTCGCGAGAAATCCGATCGCTCACGCCGTTGCTTCGTCGGCCAACACGTCGTCGTACTCGCCTGCGTCGACTTTCTCTTTGAACTCGCGGGCGTCCTCGCCCTCGATGGTCACGCCGAGGGAGGCACAGGTGCCGACAACTTCCTTCGCGGCGTTCTTCAGGTCGTAGGCCAGCAGGTCTGGCAGCTTCTGCTCGGCGACCGTCTTGACCTGTTCGATGTTGAGGTCGGCCACGAAATCCTCCTGAGGCTCGCCGCTGCCCGTCTCGAACCCGGCCTCATCTTTGATGAGAGCCGCTGTTGGCGGCACACCGACCTCGATATCGAAGGCACCGTCTTCCTCGTAACTGACCGTTACGGGGACTTCGGTGCCGTCGAACGCGGCCGTCTGCTCGTTGATTTGCTGTACGACCGCCTGCACGTCGACCGGGGTCGGACCGAGTTCCGGTCCAAGGGGCGGACCCGGATCGGCCTGTCCACCGGGTACGAGGACTTCTATCGTCTCAGCCATATGCACAGGAAATCGACACGCGGCTTTAACCTTTGTCTTTTCCCGAAACGGCGGTTCACCGCCGAATCGACGGAGTTCCGGTGGTCTCCGTGTGGCCGGCGACGAGGGCCTTCCCCTCGACCAGCCCCACGACCGGCGTAGAACGAGCGACGGGTGTATCCCTCTGGGTTGTCGGTCACCGGCTCGAAATTCGCACCACGGACCCGAATGGAACACCCTTTTTGCCGCCAACAATCTACCGAGCAGACGATGGGACTCGAGGAGGAGATCGAAGCGCTCGAAGAAGAGATAGCCGAGACGCCTTACAACAAGTCGACAGAGGCGCACATCGGCCGTCTCAAGGCCAAACTGGCCGAGAAAAAAGAGGACCTCGAGCGCCAGCAGTCCGGCAGCGGTGGGGGTGGCGGCTACGCAGTCGAGCAGACGGGTGACGCGACCGTTGCCCTCGTCGGATTCCCGAGTGTGGGCAAGTCCACACTCATCAACGCTCTCACGAACGCCGACAGCGAAGTCGCCGCCTACGAGTTCACCACCCTCGACGTCAATCCGGGCATGCTACAGTACCGCGGGGCCGCCATCCAGCTCCTCGACGTCCCCGGCCTCATCGAGGGGGCCGCAGACGGCCGGGGTGGCGGTCGGGAGGTCCTCTCGGTCGTCCGGACGGCCGACCTGGTCGTGTTCATGCTTTCAGCGTTCGAAATTGGGCAATACGATCGACTCTACGACGAACTATACGCGAACAAGATTCGCCTCGACACCGAACCGCCGAGCGTTCGCGTCACGAAAAAAGGGAAGGGCGGTATCGACGTCAATGCCTCGGGAGACATCGGCCTCGACGTGGAGACGATCAAAGACGTCGCTCGCGAACACGGCTACGTCAATGCGGACATCGCCATCAGGGGCGATCCGGACATCGACGAACTCATCGATGGGATCCAGGACAACCGCGTCTATCTCCCCTCGCTCGTTGCCGTCAACAAGGTCGATCTCATCGAAGCGAGCTATGCGGAGACGATGAAGGAATCCCTGCGCGATCATGGCATCGATCCCGACGAAGCGGTTTTTATCAGCGCGGAGAAAGAACGCGGCCTCGATACGTTCAAAGAGCGCATCTGGAAACAGCTCGGACTCATCCGCGTGTACATGGACAAGCCGGGACGGGGGGTCGACCGGGACGAACCCCTGGTGATCAGGCAGGGCGAGACCGTCGACGACGCCCTTCACAAACTCGGGGGAACGCTCGACGAACGGTTCCGATTCGCACGCGTCACGGGCCCGAGTGCGATCCACGACGAACAGCAGGTGGGTCGTGATCACGTCCTCCAGGACGAGGACGTCCTCCGCATCATCGCCAGGCGGTGATCACAGGAGCGCATCCGGCGCACCCGCCAGTGTGCGCAGCGCCTCCGCTTCGACGTGGTGAAGGTCCCCAGGAACGATCAGGAGGTGAAGCGGATCGCCGAAGTCTTCGTTCGCAAGTCCCAGAAGACTGTCGGCTCGAACGACTGGATCTGGACTACCGGCTCTCGCGACGACCACCCCCAGCACGTCCTCGTTCCAGTGCTGGCGGAGTATGTCGGCAGCAGTCGTCGCGTTCATGTACTCCTCCTTGGCCGCCTTGATGTCGAGGTACACGAGCGTGTGCAAGCCACGGTCCAAATTGTCCTCGAGGGTGTCGATCACGCTTCCCGGGACGCCGTCGGCCCCGTGCGCCCAGGGGAACGGCAACGTCGTGGCCTTCCCGAACCGATAGTTCTGGAGACCGGTCAGACTGCTCGCCGCCGTCTCGGCGGTCGGCGCGTGGATCACGCGCGTCTCGATACCGCGCTCGTGTGCTCGGAGGCGCAGATCCACGTGCGTCGTCGAGATCATGGTGTCTCCCGCCGTCAGGAAGGCTGCGTCACCCTCCCGGGCGGCGGCGAGAATCGGATCTGGCTCCCGCTCGACGCCAGCACGATCTCGGACCTCGATAGTGACGTCGTGGTAGGACTCCAGATCGTCGACGGACGTTCCGACGAGACGGCTCGTGTAGAATTCCGCGAAGACCGCGTCCGCGTCGCGAAGCGCGGCCTGGCCCGCAACGGTTATCGAGTGCTCGTCGTAGAGACCGAGTCCGATGAACGTGAGCATACGTTCACTCGACAGTCACCCAGCGTATACGTTTCGACGTGTCCCGAGAAGCGCCAGTCGTAAGCCGACCGACGGACGAGATAGACCATGACGGTTCCGTGCGTGCGCGTCGAACGAGAACGCGGCGAGGCGGCGCGCCAGCGCCTCGAGGCGGCGGACCTCCTCTCGGAGACACACGACATCGCGGTCGACGACGGGCGGCTCTACATCCCGGTGGCCAGCGAGGAGACAGTGCCCGATGACCTCGAGGTCGTCGAGTACGACCCGCCCGTCCGCGACACCCAGACGATGCCCGCCGACATCCTCGGCGTCGAGCCGACCTACGAACGGCTCGGCGACGTGATCATCATCGACGAGGACGATCCCGACCGAGCGCAGGTCCTCGCCGACGCCATCATGGACTCGGATCTACCGGTTGCCACGGTCGTCAACAAGCAATCGAAAATCACGGGTGAGCAACGGATTCGCGACTGGTCGGTACTGGCGGGTGACGGGACCGAAACGGTCCACCGCGAGTACGGCGCGGAATTCGTTCTCGACATCGCATCGGTGTACTTCTCACCCCGTCTCGCCACCGAACGCCACCGAGTGGTCGAGCAGGTCCGTGCGGGCGAACACGCCTTCGACATGTTCGCTGGCGTCGGCCCGTACGCCGTTCCGATGGCGATGCAGGGCGCCGAGGTCGTCGCCACGGACATCAACGAGACGGGGATCGAGTACCTCCGGAAGAACGCGATCAGGAACGGTGTCTCCGAGTCAGTTACGGCCATCGCCGGCGACGTCCGCGAGCAGGGGGACGACTACGGCGACTGGGCCGATCGGCTCGTGATGAACCTCCCGCATACCGCCGACGAGTTCCTGGACACCGCTGTGACCCTCGCCGGTGACGAGGCGATACTCCACTATTACGACATCCAGCACGAGGACGATCCCTATGCGCCGGGCGAGTCGGCCATACGGGCGGCCGCCGAACCGGAGTACGCAGTCTCGGTCGAGACCCGCCACGAAGTCCGGACCTATGCTCCCCACGAGGTGAACGTGGTCCTCGACGTTCGATTGGCGCGTCGGTGAGACACCTTTCGGTCCCCGAACCGAACCAGCCGCTTAATGATTCCGCGGCACCCTCAAGCCCAACAGTTAGGTGCCCACCCATTCGACATTCGGTACTCAGGTAGATTCGATGCACCCGTACCCCACGATCCGCTCGATCGAAGAAACGGCGACGTCCCTCAACGAGGGCCATCTCTGGTTACAGGAGTACGTGACGGGTCCAATCCTGGGATGGACGATGGACGAATCGGGGCTCATCACCTTCGGTATGGACGGCGAGACCGTCGATACGGCGCCCCCGTCACTCCGCCGAGCGGTGGACCACGTCAGGACACACATCGACAGGGACGGGTTGCGCTCCGGTGTCGACGACGTCTCCCAGTTCGTGTTTTACGGCTTCGCCACGAGAAACGAGGGAATCGACTACGACTGGGAAGCGATACAACCGTTTCTCGGCGTCGACATCTGGGCGGCTCCGGATGAGGATTTCGTTCCGCCGGACGTCACCGAACGCGTCTACGACGCCATTGGGCTCGCACCGATCCCCGCGTTTGAAAAGGAACTTCCCGCGACGCACTTCGATCCTGCCACCTACGAACCACCCCAATCGCACTGGCGGGACGGCCCCGCCGTCGGCGTCGTCGTGCGAAAGAAAGGTGGGCAGCGATACCGTCTCGGCAGCAAACCAACCGACGTGAGTCAGGCGGACACGGTCGACCCGGAAACCGTGATCGACTCGGAGGTTTCGCGACTCCTCGATGGTGAGCTCGATCGGTTGAATGCGACTGCGGAGACGGTCGACGTGAACACCCTCGCCGACCGGATCTTCGATCGGATCGCTCGAACATCATACGTCGCGTTGCGAGACGAACTCAACACGGCACCCGACGGCGTCCGTGAGATGGTGCGAACGGCGGTTCGAGGGGAGATCCGGACCACTCGACGGGGTTCGGACGACACAGCGTGACCGAGCCGACGTCATCGGACGAGCCAAGGTCTTAATGTCTTGGTGCTGGTAGCGATTACCGATGGCCACCGACGACGCCGCCGAGGAGTCGGACGCCGACGACCTGACGGAGACAGACTCCGACGACCTGAAGGGGGCGGACGACGAGCCCACCGAGGACGGTTCGGTCCGTGTGGGAGCGTACACCTGGCTGGATTATTTCGAGGAATTCGGGGACGAGAACGACGAAGAACACATTACGACCGGCGGAGGCGATGGGGGTGCTCCGGCGGTCGACTGGGAGTCGGTCTCGTTCGATCCGGACGAGCAATGTGGATTTCACCCCGACGACGCGATGGAACGAATAACAAACGGTATAGCGGCGGCGACCTCGCTCCAGGACTATTTCCGCGAATTTCTCGACCCCGCCACCACGCCGGTCCGCAAGGGGGAGTATCTCTGGGAACACTACAAACACGAGTACTACTACAGATCGGACGGGGCGCCTCCCCGCGACGAAAACGGGGAGGTCGTCCCCTTCGACCGGTCGGACGCCCTCGGGTTCGATCACTCACGCCGACGAAACGTTCTCTCGGCTGGAGCCGATCGAGCAGCGGCATTGGCTGATCTGGTCGACGAGCGGACCGTCGACGTCAACCCCACCCTCGACGAGGACGCGTTTTTCAGTACGGTCGACGGGGAGTCGACCATCGTCTCCCGGTACGATCTTGAGAAGGCCGTCACGTTCGAGAAAAAGCGTCACCTGCGCGAAGTCGAGCGGTACTGGGTGAACAAGCCCTACGCGTTCGTGATCATCGTTCACTCGGAGAAGGAAAACGAAAAGAAATACTACGTCATCGAGCCCCATCTGACGCCGATCGAGGCGGATCTCCAGGAGTTTCTCACCGAGAAATTACGGATGGCGATCAAGTACGCCGAATCCGACGTGGCGATCGAGGGGAGCGAAGCGGAACGCCGGGACGTCATCGAGCGGGAAACGGGAAAGCTGCTCCGCAGATACGATCTGTATTTGGGACAATCCCGGGTGGGACGCGGGACGTTCGACCGACTCCTCGATTCCGTCGCGGAACAGGGCGGTGAATTCGGGGAGCGCTTCGTCGGTGCCCTTGAATCACGAGGGGTGTACGAATCACCTGGAACCGAACAAACGTCCGGTATCGCCGGCATGGCGATCAGGCCGGAGCCGGTCCTCATAGAGGAGGACGCCGACACCCTGACCCAGTTCCAGGTCGAGAAACTCCTCTACGTCCTCAAGCGGGATTTTATCGGATACGAGCGAATCGACGCCATCAAACACGACATCAACGTCGAGGATATCTCCGTCGACGGCTACGACAGCCCGGTGTTCGTCTATCACACCGATTACGAACAACTCATTACGAACGTCGAGCACGGTCGCCAGCAACTCGACGACTTCGTCGTCAAACTCGCCCAGCGGTCCGGGAAGGGTATTAGCAAACGGCAACCCCAGGTCGAGGCCACGCTCCCGGATGGATCGCGGGCCCAGCTCACGCTCGGCGAGGAGGTTTCCGACCACGGAACGAATTACACCATCCGTCAGTTCAAGGAGATCCCGTTCACCCCGATCGATCTCATCAACTGGCGAACGTTCTCGTTGCGCGAAATGGCGTTTCTCTGGCTGTGCATCGAGAACAACAAGTCACTCATGTTTGCCGGTGGGACTGCCTCCGGGAAGACGACGAGCCTGAACGCCGTCTCGCTGTTCGTCCCCTCCAACACGAAGATCGTGTCAATCGAAGATACGCGGGAGGTCGAACTGCCCCAGCGCAACTGGATCGCGTCCGTCACCCGGCCTTCGTTCGGCAAGGACGAGCGCGGGGACATCGACGAGTTCGACCTCCTGGAGGCCGCCCTTCGCCAGCGGCCCGATTACATTATCATGGGAGAGGTGCGTGGCGAGGAGGGGCGAACGCTCTTCCAGGTCATGTCGACCGGGCACACGACGTACACGACGTTCCACGCGGACAACGTAAGCGAGGTAATCAAACGGTTCACAACCGACCCGATCAACGTCTCCAAGACGCTGTTCACCGCGCTCGATCTCATCTCGATTCAGACGTCGACCAGAGTGCGGGGCAAGAAGGTGCGCCGGAGCCGGGAACTGACCGAGATACGGCGGTACGATCCGGAGAACGATGAAATCAACGTCAACGACGTCTTCCAGTGGCAGCCGGAGACCGACACGTACCGGCACTCGGCCGATTCGACGACCCTCGAGGAAATCAAATTCGACCGGGGGTGGTCGGACGAGCAACTCGACCGCCATATGGACGAACGTGAGGCGGTCCTCGCGTACCTCATCGACAGGGGACTCAATACGTACGCCGAGGTGGCGGCGACCGTCCAGGCCTACATCAACGATCGAGAGACGGTTCTAACACTCATCGCAAACGACGACCTCGAAGCGGCACTCGATGACCTGCGACAGATGGAAAGTGTCCTCATCGACGTCGACGAGGAAAAAGAGGAGATGGTCCCCCGCCCCGATCCGGACGAAGAAGTCCAGTCCAGTGCACGCTCCGTTCTCGATGCCGCCGACGACACCATCTTCGACCAATACCGGGGCGAAAACGCACCGGACATCTCCGATGTCCTCGTTTTCGAATCGGGGGCTGAGGACGTCGAAGTGCGAGGGGACGACGGTGTCGACGACGCTGACGGCCAGCCGCCTTCGGAGGCGGGCGACGAATGAGCGCATCGTCGGCGACCGTCGACCGGGAGACCGATCAGATCGCCGACCTATTTTATCCCCTCTACGAATTGGCGTTCTCGGGACAGAGCGATTTCGTCTCTGACATGGACCGCAAACTGGCCGAAGCGAGAATGAACGAGACGGTCGAACTCTTCCTGGCTCGCGCCATCGGGTACGGCACCCTGAGCGGTCTCGCTCTCTGGGGTATCGGAATGCTGGTCGGGTACCTCGTGTTCACGACCGGCATCGTTTCCGTCGGCACGCTCATCGGCCTTCCGGTCCCCAACGAAACGCTCTATTCGGTCATCGAGGCGGTGAAAATTCCCTCCCTCGTGCTCGGTACCGGCGTTATCTTCGGACTGACCGGATTCGCCATCGGGTTTGGCGGACTCGTCGCCATTCCCTACACCCGGGCGTCGAGTCGAAAACGGGAGATCAACATGTTACTCCCCGACGCGATCTCCTATATGTTCGCGCTCTCGACGGGCGGGCTCAATCAACTCGAGATTCTCGAATCGATGGCGCAGGCCGACGACGTCTACGGCGAGGTGGCCCTGGAGTTTCGCTCCATCGTTCAGGAGACCAAGTATTTCGACGTGGACTACCGGACCGCGGTGCGAAATCGCTCACTGGAGACCCCGAGTGACGAGCTGAGCCAGTTCCTCACAGATATGCTGTCCATCATCAACTCCGGGGGAGACATGACAGACTTTCTGGAGGACAAGAAGAACCGACACATGCGGACGGCAAAACAGGAACAGGAGACGAACCTCGAGACTCTGGAGCTGTTCGGGGAGATGTACATGACGCTCTCGCTTTTTCCCTTGCTTTTGATCATCGTCGTCGTCATCATGAGCATGCTCGGTCAGGCCGACCAGGATATCCTCTACGCGACCATCTATGGGTTGATTCCGGGCGTCGGACTGGCCTTTCTCGTCCTGGTTTCGACCGTCAAACAGGACGAGCCGGGCGACGGCTACCTGTCCCTCTCGAACGAACGCGATCCTGACGCCAAAGAGCCCGGGTTGCTCGATATGGGACTCGTCGAGGAGTACGTCGGCGAGCGTTCGGTCTTCTCGCGAATAAAGACCCGCGAGGGCACCCATATTACCGCCCAGTTGCTCAGACGACCACACCTGTTCTTCCGGGACAATCCGCTTTACTCCCTCGGGATCACGGTCCCCGTGGCGATCGCCCTTCAGGTTTCCGCACTCCGGGCCGGCGTGGCACCCACGTCCATCGGCGGAATAATCGATAATCCGATCTATAGTACGTTCCTCTACGCGTACGTTCCACTCTACGTCATCGGCGTTCCGACCGCGATATTCTACGAGTGGAACGTCTACTCGCGCCATCTCGTGGTGGACAAACTGTCCGAAAACCTCAGGAAACTCTCCAGTGCGAACGATACTGGATTGACCCTCCTGGAGTCATTGCGGACCGTGTCCGAGACGTCACGGGGGAAACTCGGCGAGGAATTCGCCCGAATTCACGCGAAGGTGAACTACGGAACGAGCCTTGAGGAGGCGCTCGTGGAGTTCAACAACAAGTATCACATTCCCCGTCTCTCGCGGACGGTCAACCTCGTGAGCAAGGCCCAGGAGGCATCGAGTGAGATTTCGGCAGTCCTGACGACCGCGGCACAGGCGTCCGAA is a genomic window of Halanaeroarchaeum sulfurireducens containing:
- a CDS encoding citrate/2-methylcitrate synthase yields the protein MAPEELEGEIQKGLEGVIIDESEISRVFGDEGKILIRGHDVEDIAKHADLQETLYLVWNGELPTREEYEPFRDDMFERRELPDDVIETLRNYAAADLHPMDAMMATTANLAGYDDHIDPHAPQTFEDSIDEVMEMGKNIVAKLPTITASYQRMREGKDPIAPREDLTFGENFLYMLQGEVPPELFADALETEIQIHVDHGANASTFTSRVVASAMANPYEAVTSAMGALAGPLHGAANQDALNMLDDMDKSEKSIEEWVQDRFDEGDVIYGWGHRVYNTYDPRAKIVAEYAEDIIDSPYGDDRWYKLARDLEGYLMENTELAENGIAPNVDFYSGTVYQQMGIPTDIYTNLFTMSRVGGWLGHIIEQYSDNRIIRPRVQYTGPDERDWVPFEERS
- the rpl12p gene encoding 50S ribosomal protein P1, yielding MEYVYAALILNESGAEINEDNITGVLEAADVDVEESRVKALVAALEDVDIEEAIEQAAAAPAAPAGGAAGGEAEAEEAEEEEAEEEAEEAEEEEADEEEEDASGEGLGDLFG
- a CDS encoding 50S ribosomal protein L10; this encodes MSTERTTDVVPEWKKGEVDEIAGLIENFESIGVVDIEGIPSRQLQKMRSELYGEATLRMSRNTLLNRALDRIDEGLESLGEYLTGHVGLVGTNDNPFALYKHLEASKTPAPINAGEVAPNDIVIPEGDTGMDPGPFVGELQSIGANARIDEGSIQVLEDSTVVEEGETVSADVANVLSELGIEPKEVGLDLRAVYADGVLFESDELELDIAEYRDDVAAAATAARNLSINAEYPTERTAPTMLAQASGEAKSLGLQAAIESPELMDDLVSTADAQVRALAANVDDEEALPEELQDVEEPAAEPEAAPDESDDEDTETEPAEDDEAEAEDDDDDESEAGEGLGDMFG
- a CDS encoding 50S ribosomal protein L1 — its product is MADTDIEEAVRRALEDAPERNFRETVDLAVNLRDIDLNDPSNRIDESVVLPSGTGQETNIVVFAEGETAVRAEDVADDVLDEDDLEDLGDDSDAAKDLADATDFFVAEASLMQDIGRYLGTVLGPRGKMPTPLQPDDDVVETVNRMKNTVQLRSGERRTFHSRVGAADMSAEDIADNIDVIVRRLHANLEKGPLNVDSIYVKTTMGPAVEVA
- a CDS encoding 50S ribosomal protein L11, whose amino-acid sequence is MAETIEVLVPGGQADPGPPLGPELGPTPVDVQAVVQQINEQTAAFDGTEVPVTVSYEEDGAFDIEVGVPPTAALIKDEAGFETGSGEPQEDFVADLNIEQVKTVAEQKLPDLLAYDLKNAAKEVVGTCASLGVTIEGEDAREFKEKVDAGEYDDVLADEATA
- a CDS encoding OBG GTPase family GTP-binding protein — protein: MGLEEEIEALEEEIAETPYNKSTEAHIGRLKAKLAEKKEDLERQQSGSGGGGGYAVEQTGDATVALVGFPSVGKSTLINALTNADSEVAAYEFTTLDVNPGMLQYRGAAIQLLDVPGLIEGAADGRGGGREVLSVVRTADLVVFMLSAFEIGQYDRLYDELYANKIRLDTEPPSVRVTKKGKGGIDVNASGDIGLDVETIKDVAREHGYVNADIAIRGDPDIDELIDGIQDNRVYLPSLVAVNKVDLIEASYAETMKESLRDHGIDPDEAVFISAEKERGLDTFKERIWKQLGLIRVYMDKPGRGVDRDEPLVIRQGETVDDALHKLGGTLDERFRFARVTGPSAIHDEQQVGRDHVLQDEDVLRIIARR
- the dph5 gene encoding diphthine synthase; translated protein: MLTFIGLGLYDEHSITVAGQAALRDADAVFAEFYTSRLVGTSVDDLESYHDVTIEVRDRAGVEREPDPILAAAREGDAAFLTAGDTMISTTHVDLRLRAHERGIETRVIHAPTAETAASSLTGLQNYRFGKATTLPFPWAHGADGVPGSVIDTLEDNLDRGLHTLVYLDIKAAKEEYMNATTAADILRQHWNEDVLGVVVARAGSPDPVVRADSLLGLANEDFGDPLHLLIVPGDLHHVEAEALRTLAGAPDALL
- a CDS encoding class I SAM-dependent methyltransferase, with the protein product MTVPCVRVERERGEAARQRLEAADLLSETHDIAVDDGRLYIPVASEETVPDDLEVVEYDPPVRDTQTMPADILGVEPTYERLGDVIIIDEDDPDRAQVLADAIMDSDLPVATVVNKQSKITGEQRIRDWSVLAGDGTETVHREYGAEFVLDIASVYFSPRLATERHRVVEQVRAGEHAFDMFAGVGPYAVPMAMQGAEVVATDINETGIEYLRKNAIRNGVSESVTAIAGDVREQGDDYGDWADRLVMNLPHTADEFLDTAVTLAGDEAILHYYDIQHEDDPYAPGESAIRAAAEPEYAVSVETRHEVRTYAPHEVNVVLDVRLARR
- a CDS encoding type II/IV secretion system ATPase subunit, translated to MATDDAAEESDADDLTETDSDDLKGADDEPTEDGSVRVGAYTWLDYFEEFGDENDEEHITTGGGDGGAPAVDWESVSFDPDEQCGFHPDDAMERITNGIAAATSLQDYFREFLDPATTPVRKGEYLWEHYKHEYYYRSDGAPPRDENGEVVPFDRSDALGFDHSRRRNVLSAGADRAAALADLVDERTVDVNPTLDEDAFFSTVDGESTIVSRYDLEKAVTFEKKRHLREVERYWVNKPYAFVIIVHSEKENEKKYYVIEPHLTPIEADLQEFLTEKLRMAIKYAESDVAIEGSEAERRDVIERETGKLLRRYDLYLGQSRVGRGTFDRLLDSVAEQGGEFGERFVGALESRGVYESPGTEQTSGIAGMAIRPEPVLIEEDADTLTQFQVEKLLYVLKRDFIGYERIDAIKHDINVEDISVDGYDSPVFVYHTDYEQLITNVEHGRQQLDDFVVKLAQRSGKGISKRQPQVEATLPDGSRAQLTLGEEVSDHGTNYTIRQFKEIPFTPIDLINWRTFSLREMAFLWLCIENNKSLMFAGGTASGKTTSLNAVSLFVPSNTKIVSIEDTREVELPQRNWIASVTRPSFGKDERGDIDEFDLLEAALRQRPDYIIMGEVRGEEGRTLFQVMSTGHTTYTTFHADNVSEVIKRFTTDPINVSKTLFTALDLISIQTSTRVRGKKVRRSRELTEIRRYDPENDEINVNDVFQWQPETDTYRHSADSTTLEEIKFDRGWSDEQLDRHMDEREAVLAYLIDRGLNTYAEVAATVQAYINDRETVLTLIANDDLEAALDDLRQMESVLIDVDEEKEEMVPRPDPDEEVQSSARSVLDAADDTIFDQYRGENAPDISDVLVFESGAEDVEVRGDDGVDDADGQPPSEAGDE